The Pyrococcus kukulkanii genome contains a region encoding:
- the pyrI gene encoding aspartate carbamoyltransferase regulatory subunit, translated as MPELKVSAIREGTVIDHIPAGKGLKVIEILKLGKLSNGGAVLLAINVPSKKLGRKDIVKVEGKFLSEEEVNKIALVAPTATVNIIRDYKVVEKFKVEIPDVIEGILRCANPNCITHYEYVTTKFYVISREPLKVRCHYCERTMEEEEILANL; from the coding sequence ATGCCCGAGCTCAAAGTTTCTGCTATTAGGGAGGGAACCGTTATAGACCACATACCCGCGGGCAAGGGGCTTAAGGTCATTGAGATCCTGAAGCTGGGGAAGTTGAGCAACGGTGGAGCAGTTCTCTTGGCCATAAATGTCCCAAGCAAGAAGTTGGGGAGGAAGGATATAGTCAAAGTTGAGGGCAAGTTCCTGAGCGAGGAGGAGGTAAACAAGATAGCCCTCGTCGCTCCTACTGCTACGGTAAACATAATAAGGGACTACAAGGTCGTAGAGAAGTTCAAGGTTGAGATTCCAGACGTGATTGAGGGAATATTAAGGTGCGCAAATCCCAACTGCATAACACACTATGAGTACGTAACGACTAAATTCTACGTAATAAGCAGGGAACCACTGAAGGTCAGGTGCCACTACTGTGAAAGAACAATGGAAGAAGAGGAAATCCTAGCAAACCTTTAG
- a CDS encoding PIN domain-containing protein has product MEVVLDYNVVFSAFQKKGTSYLLLVALILDSTIRILVPEYFWEEFEKHEEKLLRYIKAKSGRV; this is encoded by the coding sequence ATGGAGGTCGTTTTGGACTATAACGTTGTATTCTCAGCATTTCAGAAGAAGGGAACTTCATATCTCCTTCTTGTTGCCCTGATTCTTGATTCCACAATAAGGATATTAGTCCCAGAGTACTTTTGGGAGGAGTTTGAAAAGCATGAAGAGAAGCTCCTTAGATACATAAAAGCTAAGTCGGGAAGAGTTTGA
- a CDS encoding MBL fold metallo-hydrolase, with the protein MNIITVGLDGKGKVAFQSHAHTDHFAQGRIIYATLPTIHLSHLRNSRFYSPVEFGKRFYIDDYRAKLYPSGHILGSAGIKIWLDEGTLYYTGDIKLERLRTPERTKIPRADFLIIEATFGVPKFRFPKPKIVEKEIIGIVEEKLDKGEIPMFMANPFGKAQELIRILNIHGYEVRVDRIIGKVSRVYRKFGARLKISEDGEVVVSSRRGIQVSGFSRIKLSNHADFWELIEIVERVKPEKVFAVYGHAEQFAKILRGLGYKAEVYKGPMLRLDGEGL; encoded by the coding sequence ATGAACATCATAACAGTAGGCCTCGATGGAAAAGGAAAGGTGGCGTTTCAATCTCATGCCCACACAGATCACTTTGCCCAGGGTAGAATCATCTACGCAACACTGCCAACGATACACCTAAGTCACTTGAGGAATTCCCGCTTTTATTCTCCCGTTGAGTTTGGGAAGAGGTTCTACATTGATGATTACAGGGCCAAGTTGTATCCTTCGGGCCATATCCTGGGTTCTGCCGGGATAAAGATCTGGCTCGATGAAGGAACCCTTTATTACACGGGAGATATAAAGCTTGAAAGGCTTAGGACTCCAGAGAGGACTAAAATTCCAAGGGCGGACTTTCTAATAATAGAGGCAACCTTTGGAGTTCCAAAGTTTAGATTTCCAAAACCTAAGATTGTGGAAAAGGAGATAATCGGCATAGTGGAGGAAAAGCTCGATAAAGGAGAAATTCCCATGTTCATGGCCAACCCATTTGGAAAGGCCCAGGAATTAATTAGAATCCTAAATATTCATGGTTACGAAGTTAGGGTTGACAGAATTATAGGAAAGGTCTCGAGGGTTTACAGAAAGTTCGGTGCCAGGCTTAAAATTAGCGAAGATGGTGAAGTTGTAGTTTCCTCCAGACGAGGAATTCAAGTTTCAGGATTTTCACGGATAAAGCTCAGCAATCATGCCGATTTCTGGGAGTTAATCGAGATAGTGGAAAGGGTTAAACCAGAAAAAGTGTTTGCCGTTTATGGGCATGCAGAGCAGTTCGCGAAAATACTCAGAGGGCTAGGATATAAAGCGGAGGTTTATAAAGGACCAATGTTAAGGTTAGACGGGGAAGGTCTTTGA
- the pyrB gene encoding aspartate carbamoyltransferase produces the protein MEWTGRDVISIRDFSKEDIEFVLLTAERLERELKEKGHLEYAKGKILATLFFEPSTRTRLSFESAMHRLGGSVIGFAEASTSSVKKGESLRDTIKTVEQYSDVIVIRHPKEGAARLAAEVAEIPVINAGDGSNQHPTQTLLDLYTIKKEFGRIDGLKIGLLGDLKYGRTVHSLAEALAFYDIELYLISPEMLRMPKHIVEELKERGVKVYETSDLEAVIGELDVLYVTRIQRERFPDEQEYLKVKGSYQVNCKVLEKAKEELRVMHPLPRVDEIHPEVDKTKHAIYFRQVFNGVPVRMALLGLVLGVI, from the coding sequence ATGGAGTGGACAGGTAGAGATGTCATAAGCATTAGAGACTTTTCTAAGGAAGATATAGAATTTGTCCTTTTAACTGCCGAGAGGCTTGAAAGGGAGCTGAAGGAGAAGGGCCACTTAGAATATGCAAAAGGAAAGATTCTAGCGACACTATTCTTCGAACCCTCCACGAGAACCAGGTTAAGCTTCGAATCCGCGATGCACAGGCTGGGTGGGAGTGTTATAGGGTTCGCTGAGGCTTCAACAAGTAGCGTCAAGAAGGGTGAAAGCCTCAGGGACACGATAAAGACAGTGGAGCAGTACAGCGACGTGATAGTGATAAGGCATCCAAAGGAAGGCGCGGCAAGGCTCGCCGCCGAAGTTGCTGAGATACCGGTAATAAACGCTGGCGATGGAAGCAACCAGCACCCAACCCAAACCTTGCTCGATTTGTACACAATAAAGAAGGAGTTCGGCAGGATTGACGGATTAAAGATAGGCCTCCTTGGCGACTTGAAGTACGGAAGAACTGTTCACAGCTTAGCCGAAGCTTTAGCCTTCTATGATATCGAGCTCTACCTGATCTCCCCAGAAATGCTCAGGATGCCAAAGCACATAGTTGAGGAGCTGAAGGAAAGGGGCGTTAAGGTTTACGAGACCTCAGATCTTGAGGCTGTCATTGGAGAACTGGACGTTCTCTACGTGACAAGAATCCAGAGGGAAAGGTTCCCAGATGAGCAGGAGTACTTGAAGGTCAAGGGGAGCTACCAGGTCAACTGCAAGGTGCTTGAAAAGGCCAAGGAAGAGCTAAGGGTTATGCACCCACTTCCAAGGGTCGACGAGATACACCCGGAGGTAGATAAAACTAAGCACGCGATATACTTCAGGCAAGTCTTCAATGGAGTTCCCGTTAGAATGGCCCTCCTGGGCCTTGTCCTGGGGGTGATCTGA
- a CDS encoding M20 metallopeptidase family protein has product MFDPLKEAEKIKEQIIEWRRDFHMHPELGFEEERTSRIVEEHLREWGYRIKRVGTGIIADIGGGERTIALRADMDALPIQEENDVPYKSKIPGKMHACGHDAHTAMLLGAAKIIAEHSDELKNRVRLIFQPAEEGGNGALKMIEGGALEGVNAIFGLHVWAELDSGIVGIREGPFLAGVGRFSAKIIGKGGHGAAPQYTIDPIPAAADAILALQRIVAREVDPLESAVVTVGRVQGGTAFNVIPEFVELEGTFRFFTNELGEFLKSRIVEIIENTAKAHRCRAEVEADILGPPTINDREMTKFARSVAEDIGLNVGEVRKTLGGEDFAFYLQKVPGAFIALGIRNEEKGIVYPHHHPKFDVDEDVLYLGTALEVALAFRF; this is encoded by the coding sequence ATGTTCGATCCACTAAAGGAAGCCGAGAAGATAAAGGAGCAGATAATTGAGTGGAGAAGGGACTTCCACATGCATCCCGAGCTCGGCTTTGAGGAAGAGAGGACTTCTAGAATTGTAGAGGAGCACCTAAGAGAGTGGGGCTACAGGATAAAGAGAGTTGGAACCGGAATAATAGCTGACATTGGAGGAGGTGAAAGAACGATTGCCCTTAGGGCAGACATGGATGCTCTCCCCATACAAGAGGAAAATGACGTCCCATACAAATCAAAGATCCCAGGAAAGATGCACGCCTGCGGTCACGATGCTCACACTGCAATGCTTTTAGGTGCAGCGAAAATAATAGCTGAGCACTCCGATGAGCTGAAGAACAGAGTCCGCTTGATTTTCCAGCCTGCGGAGGAGGGAGGGAATGGAGCACTAAAGATGATCGAAGGTGGTGCATTGGAGGGGGTAAACGCTATTTTTGGCCTCCACGTTTGGGCCGAGCTCGATTCTGGCATAGTTGGGATAAGGGAGGGACCGTTCCTCGCTGGAGTTGGCAGGTTCTCAGCTAAAATTATTGGAAAAGGTGGGCACGGAGCGGCTCCTCAGTACACCATAGACCCGATACCTGCAGCAGCTGACGCTATCTTAGCCCTGCAGAGGATCGTTGCTAGGGAAGTTGATCCATTGGAGAGTGCGGTAGTTACCGTTGGAAGGGTTCAGGGAGGGACAGCGTTCAACGTAATTCCGGAATTCGTGGAGCTGGAGGGAACTTTCAGGTTTTTCACGAACGAACTTGGCGAGTTCTTGAAGTCGAGGATAGTGGAGATAATTGAGAACACGGCGAAGGCCCACAGGTGTAGGGCTGAGGTCGAGGCTGACATCCTGGGCCCACCAACGATAAACGATAGAGAAATGACTAAATTCGCGAGAAGTGTTGCCGAGGACATCGGCCTAAACGTTGGGGAGGTCAGGAAAACACTTGGCGGGGAAGATTTTGCCTTCTACTTACAAAAGGTTCCTGGGGCCTTTATAGCCCTTGGAATAAGAAACGAGGAGAAAGGGATAGTCTATCCCCACCATCATCCGAAGTTCGACGTTGACGAGGATGTCCTCTACCTGGGAACGGCCCTCGAAGTTGCCCTAGCGTTTAGGTTCTAA